A single genomic interval of Spirosoma taeanense harbors:
- a CDS encoding NIPSNAP family protein, producing the protein MLSTRKTGHSIAFWLIAAFLITAVQAFSFAPKREFYQLKIYHLKDNNQKDRLETYLQQAYLPALHRAGIGKVGVFKPATNADSLVYVLIPFRSVDQFMSLSETLAKDKQYVAAGQDYINAEYNNPVFSNIESVLMEAFAGMPTLIVPKLQAQPSERIYELRRYEAATEKLHENKISQFNNGELDIFKRLGFNTVFCGQVKAGSKLPSLMYMTSFENKASRDEHWKSFSADPGWKQLNSKPEYAHNFLRADIYLLHPTTYSEI; encoded by the coding sequence ATGCTCAGTACCCGTAAAACAGGCCATTCCATCGCCTTCTGGCTGATAGCCGCTTTTCTGATCACCGCCGTTCAGGCATTTAGCTTTGCTCCCAAACGTGAATTCTACCAGCTTAAAATCTATCACCTGAAAGACAACAACCAGAAAGACCGGCTGGAGACTTATCTCCAACAGGCATATCTGCCCGCGCTGCACCGAGCGGGCATCGGGAAAGTAGGCGTGTTCAAGCCCGCAACGAACGCCGATTCCCTGGTGTATGTGCTCATTCCGTTCAGGTCGGTGGACCAGTTCATGTCGCTTTCCGAAACCCTGGCGAAAGACAAACAGTACGTAGCCGCCGGGCAGGATTACATCAATGCCGAATACAACAACCCGGTTTTCAGCAACATTGAGTCGGTCTTGATGGAAGCGTTTGCGGGTATGCCTACGTTAATCGTTCCGAAGCTGCAGGCGCAGCCTTCCGAGCGCATTTACGAGCTGCGCCGATACGAAGCCGCGACGGAGAAGCTGCACGAAAACAAGATTAGCCAGTTCAACAATGGCGAGCTGGACATTTTCAAACGGCTGGGCTTCAACACGGTTTTCTGCGGGCAGGTGAAAGCCGGCAGCAAGCTACCCAGCCTGATGTATATGACCTCGTTCGAAAACAAGGCTTCCCGCGACGAGCACTGGAAATCGTTCAGCGCCGATCCCGGCTGGAAACAACTAAATTCCAAGCCCGAATATGCCCACAACTTCCTGCGCGCCGACATCTACCTACTGCACCCAACCACGTACTCGGAGATTTAA